CTCCCGAAGTTTCCATTCCAAGTTTTTCTCCCTCTGGATAGATGAGAGGCTATAAAATGCCTTAGAAGTCTCGAATGTTGTGTCCATTGTCTTGTCTATCTGAAAGCCAGGCCAGGATACCAAGGGAAAATCTTGGTCTTTGAAGATGCTGAACAAAGGGGAACCTATAAAATTCTAGGACGATAGCCTCCTCTTTTTCATTACAAGACgcagttgtatgtgtgtgtgcgtacgtgcatttGGGAGGCAGTGAGAGCAAGGAAGTCAGAGAGGTAGGGAGTCCAAGAGAAGAAGTAGAGAGGCAGGAAGTTAAGCAGGAAGTTAGGCAGGTAGTTTGGCTGTTAGTTTGGCAGGCAGTTAGGCAGGTAGTTTGGCAGGTGGTGTCAGTACAGCAATTTGACTCTATACCCATGAGGGAATCTGGGGACAAGCACGATATAGATTTTTGTAGCTAGTAGCTATGGAAACTGTAACCGTTGTTCTGGTAGTATGTTGACAATTCCAGGTTCCTACTTTCTCAAAAATATGCATTCTCCATCTGACATTTCAGTTCAGGGAATAAGTTCTGTTTATCCTTTGCCTGCCAAGGGTGCCGGACATATTTCAGAAATAGGGAatccaaacagaaaaatacGATACTCCTGATTCCCACTTTTTAATTACTCAAAAAGGGACTACAATGCTTTCTACTACTGTATATGTCCATGAAGCAATGGCATTTCCCCCACATTTTTATAGTCCTTACAAAGTGCTTTAACATGCCATTGTCAAtttaaagactttttttaaatgtcttcatccactcttttgtttttcccccaacaaAATATTCATATATACACTCACATGAAAAGGCTTTCATAAAATTCatccttgcatttattttctttatcaaTAAAGTGTGCTCTTCTGCATTTTCTAGGTCCATAAACAGGGTTTTTCTGAGCTAATCTGGGAGGCTGATAAAACGGACAAAATTAGTGATTCCCAATTAGCATATGAGCAAGGTCATTCGCAAAGCTGAAAAACGATGACGACATGCATATTAAGCAtccacacacctgtgcaggagaaaaaGATCAGAAAGTAATGGGATTTAATGCAATAATGGCTCTACTGATATTCAGTTGCATCTTGTCAGGATAAGGATGGAATTCTATAGTTTTGCAGCATCATGATTTGTACATATTGAATGCATACAAtaaaattttgattaaaaaaaaatgggcctcatttacaaaacctttcttaaatgattcttacttttgttcttaaaaatcttcttatgaaaaaccaatatggaaTTCATGacgcatgtgcagacctttgtttttgtacatatcccaggtgtatgagatgacgAATTCTGACTGATTGTAAATTTAATGTGCAATCATGTTCATgagattagcataaggaaacagccatgaaaaaaatacagataataaaaaaaaatgatgaatgctgaaatgtttgtgcaaacattcttacacacagtttgaCAAAATATGATTGTACgcatgttttgtaaatgaagcCCATTGTCTCTGTACTATTGTTAAATAATACAATGTGGAAAGATGAACAGTGTTTACTATAACGGaagggaaggaaaaaataaaactgtgatGCCAAAGATAGAAGGTCACTGATAAGATTATCAGATCAAGGGTTATGTCATATGAAAGAACCTCCCATCCTCTTCAGTTATTAAATACAGTCTATGGGAACATCTGttcaaaaacaggaaattaagtATTTTTTACTTATTCTTCTGGAGTTACAGCTTGACACCTGTGTTGCTGCATACTGCCATCAACAGGGTAGGATGAGCATTAGACAGAAATATGTTGTGCTAAAATTATTTCCGGAACCATACTGTACAGTTTGagtgaaatatatgaaagaAATGGGATCATATGGGCTCTACAAGGTGCTGCTTTAAACATTGTATGATGTAAATATACGGGAATAATTATAGTGAAATTCAATTTTGATGGTTGTCCTATGATGATCAATAAGCAATAAGTTGGTTAAATAATGGAACCCTCCTCTACTGTAATGTTATGAGCTGAAGGTCTGAAGGAAAGAATATTTGATGTAAATGCACAGTTAACCAGTGACCAAATAACTTGTGTAAGGACACATAGTCCATAAAGTCGTATTTAAATAGTCTTGCCATACTTTTCAGTGTCCATAAGGATGTTTGCCGATGAGTATTTTATAAGAGCAATGTGGAACGTATCCCCATGTCAGCAATATTATAAAGGCTTGGAGTTTTGTGAGGCAGGACGTGAAGGAGTGTTGCCAACTTTGCTGTGCTAATATTTAACATAGGTTAACATAGGTTTAACATAGGTTAAAAAACACAGCTTCTCATTCCACATTGCTTTAGtcattattcatttctgtaaaaaaaaaaaaaagtatttgaaagaACTGCAGTAACAAAAATTGTGTGATAGCTCATGCCCGACCTTAACTGGGGATGTCTCACAATTGTTGATAGTTTGGACaccttttgaaatgtaaatttctCCCTAAGTGCATTGATATTAATGGTAACCGTGTCCTATGAGTGTGTCAGAGGTAGTCTGTGAGTACACGTTAAGTGCTGTAACCATCAAAGGGAAAGCTTGCATTGCATGGTGGCGAACATCAACAAGCGTAACATAACCATCTGCATTTCATCCTGTTGGTGACTAACGGCTGGCTTCTTAAACTTGCTGAAGCTATTATAAACTTCACTGAAGTGATTCTACCATTTATAATCAATCAAGCCTCCTTAAACAATATCTCATTGCGAAAGTCTAATCTttataacaaatgtattgtggGTTTTGAAGACCTAAAAATTGGAAGGCTGATGGGTTCTGTTGAAATGACCTGCTAATAAGAGAACGTCAATAAATTTCCCTCACTGGGCATACATCACCGGCAAACCTTAAAGGCCGCGAATGAATAATACTTTTGTGAGAGCTTTTTGACAGGAAGCCAAAACCCttgcctggattcaatcagaaTTTATCCTTAACTTTTTGACTCCCTAATAAATTAAAgcctttgtttttctccttcacaAATAATCCAAACTGAACTGTGCTTGTGTAGGAAAAGCCTTGCATTTAATGGTGAGTTGAAAGTGCCGAGTGGAATCTAGGCTGTTGCCTTTGATCTGGGTTGGTTTCTAGGTGGACAGATGCATGATGTAGCATATAATCAAGCCTTTCACAATAATTGTGatttataccaaaaaaaaaaacatttactttgatGGTAGGAATGCACACTCTCCCTCATATTAAGTTATTTTGTGATAAATAAAGCAGCCACACCAGCTAGCCTACCATAAAGCCTTAAAGCACTGTTgaggatttattatttatttttatttatttttcttgacgCTCAGTGTAAAAAATTCCAAACAACATTGGAGAGCTTTATCACACTTTGATGTGTTCTCAAAGTATGTGGTCtcttggggaaaaaactgaCATGAACAGCTTATGCCAGtggctgttttctgtttataatGTGAAAGGAATAATTTATTGGATCCATCAAAATGTCTCTTTCAGAACTGACTGGGTGCAAGGGCAAGCTTGCtgcatattttgttgttttttcattgcTTTCCATTGTTGAATGCAAAATTTCCTTGACTTGCTTCCACAGATGTCTGTTGAACAGTGGAGTTCTGTAGCTCGTTCGTATTCTTGAATGGATATGGATTCCCAAGCAGTCAGTTTAAGATGGACAAACAAATTTTAGAACCAAAAGACTATGAACTtgtttatgaacaaaaaaacctCCTGGAAAGCAAACGAGGAGTACGCCCCCGCAGGGTGTTACCAGGAATCATAGCAATTATGAGTGCGTTAGTTAAAGATGTAATTGCAGAGCTGTTCCACTCGCTGAGCTCTGGGCTGATACCGAGGTTTTAAACTGGACGCGAGCTGCAGCGGCTAACTGGTGAAGCGAGATCAGCAGGGGTGTGAAATGACAGTGGTTTGGAGCGCACAGTTAGGAGGGGttgcaggtgtttttttatACAAGGTGTAAAATCAGACCTGAAAATGTCAGACAAATGCTGGAGGaccttgaaatgaaatgagtttTCTGAAAGAAGCTGGGGAGGCCTgtgacattgcattacatttatttggcggacgcttttatccaaagcgacgtccaacaagtgcataccaaaggtcattggaacaactacaaaacacaggttcgataaggtgcAATActaattttgtaacagttattcatagccaagaacacacaaaagtccagttcacacagtgaacattactctgacctaacctgtGCTAAGTCGAACTAGGGGGCAGTACAAGCTGCAACAGCAGGACGATGGTACAGAGTACAGCAAGTTCtggaatggaggtacatgtagCATGAGTGGCACAAAAGAGGGTTATTTAGGTGAAACGATCCGCAGAGTTGTGTAATGCTGCTCTGATTTTCGTGTGTGCCTTCCTTCCTGTGTTGTGCTCAGACGGCCCAGACGGTCCTGCTGGTGGTCACCGCCTTCCTGATCTGCTGGATGCCCCATCACATCATCGCCATGTGGGTGGAGTTCGGCCGGTTCCCGCTGAACGACGCCTCCTTCGCCTTCCGCCTCCTCTCGCACTGCCTGGCCTACGGCAACTCCTGCGTCAACCCCATCCTCTACGCCTTCCTGTCGGAGAACTTCCGCAAGGCCTGCCAGCAGGTCTTCGCCTGCCGCCTCCTcttcccgccgccgccggcggAGAAGGTGGTGCGCATCCGCATGGAGAACTTCTCCACCACGCACTCCACCACCAACTTGTGAACGGCGGGGCAAGTCTGGTGACTCCTGGTGAGGACTGCTGAAGagctgcattacattacattgcaggcgtttagcagacgctcttatccagagcgatatatactgaagcaatgcaggttacagTAAGTACCTTGCTTGGTTAAGTACCGttagaccaactccttagccattatacaaCACTGCCGCCCAGATACATTTACAAGTGATATGTTTCTGCTTTGTAAACCTACTTAAATGGGAGGGAAATATACACTGTTGTTCTTGTTTGAAAAACTTAACAAACGAATGAGTTGTTTTATGTGTACAACaccttttttttgccatgttaTTTTAGTCAGatacaaaccaaaaaaactcATGAGTAAATGTGTTGAGAATTCAACCAGTTTGTATTTTACTTTCAAAGGGCCTTTTCAATCAATTTGCACATTCTCCCAGGCTGCCTTCTGCACCAAGATGTTCAACTCTTCTTCTGCATTGAAAGGTCCaggtaaaaaaatgtttgattgatTAAATTCCAAACAACAACTGCACTGTACCTGGAACTCCTATGCCAAACAAGAAAATGATAGAGAGGGGGGTATAAATTGCCCTGATAATTGCCCTGATCATATCCCTATGGCACCAATAGTTGgctttatacatttttgatttgtaactTACCATAATCAGCACCTGgatatctatctatatatatatatatatatatgtacatatatatatatgtttaaggATGAAAGGGTGTTGGTTCATGATGTAAATGTGCTGGGTTGTGCCCCAAGACGATGACTCAAAACACAAGTAAATCAACTACATAATGgtttaaacagaagaaaatgaatattttcttttgagATGTTGCGGCCTGAAGAAGGCTGTTCAAGAAATCCAAGAAATATCAATGAACTGAAGCAGTTTTGTAAGGAGGGATGGTCTAAAATTAATCCTAACCATTGTGCAAGTCTGATCGGCAGCAATAAGGAACATTTGGTGGAGATTATTGCAGCTAAAGAGGTCCTACCAGTTACTAGATACAAGGGTCCACATACTTTTCTATCCAGAACTATGAATGTTTAGGCACTATGTTCAATAAAGACATGAAATGTGCAATTTATGgtgtgttattagtttaagcagaatgtgtttgtgtattattgtgacttaaatgaagatcagaccacatttaatgcGCAATCaatgcagaaatccaggtaAACCTTTCCTTGCCACTATACTTTATGTTTACAAGTCTTTTTGACAATACTGAGGCAAACAGCCCTTCAGTTCAAATACAAACACTTACAAATACTCCAGAGAATTaggaatgaaatgtaaaaaataaggaaaaaaatgttatagaGAATTAAATGCACCTCTTCAACGAGAATATGTTTAACGGAACAGTCTTAGAGAGAGACCTGGAATATATTATTTACAGTGGAACAGTGgaattttacatgtttttcagtgctttcagagtaaaataatagtgtaaattttaaatttatccCAAAAAAAGATGGTGAGGCAATAATGTAGACCAAAATTTAAAGTTTATCCCTTCCTAAAAAATCAGTTTCACGTAACAACATTTTGAACTCTGAAAGAAATTTAGGAATATATAAAGGAAACATGGTGGGGGACTTGCTTTATGGAAACCAGACTCTGAAGCAGTAGCAGTTGTGTAATATTCGTGCCAATGTCAGCGTATACAGATGTATCCAggttaaagtattttttttcttgcacacTGTGTTCTGAGCGAGTGTATTAGTCAACTGTGTATTAGTGGGTTAGCAGATGAGAAGGTTGGTTGGTGACCACCAGTTAGGATTGCCTCCCTCAGGATTATTGTTTATCAGGCTTCTGTGAAAAATCGTCTTCAGGTCAGTTGAGAACAGGACAGTACGCTAGCACCTGAATGAGGCCTGAGAACTGATTGGAGATGGATAGTACAGTGCACCTCTTGAATACTCAAGGGGCGTAGGGCATGACAACCAGTCAGGAAAAGTTGACTTAAAAATGAACCATGCCTCTGTATTcaaatgtgatgtgtgtgcataacTTCTCCCACTGAGGGGGTTCGCTGCTTACATTTTGCCTCGAGTGTATCTCCTGTTTGAATCTGTACTTTGTCAAATTAGGCTCTCTGTCAGTGTTTTTGGCGCTTTTACCTATGCTTATGCTTCAGTGTGTGAATGCTTATACGATAGCTTAACATGTTGATTGATTTATCTTAATACTGCTATTTTAAACAATCAcccacatacatatacacttcAGTAAAACAACAAATGCTAGATTGAATCGACTGTGGTCCTGGCAGATCGTATCCTAGTTTTCCAGCTCTGTTTCAGCCACAAAGGAGAATTTATTTGAGGTGTACCCCTGCTCAGTTCAGACAGTAGTAGTTGAATCAAGCCTTTAGGGTTTATACGTCATGAGCAAACCTACATGGAACATGACTGGGAATCTCTGTCCTGAATGAAACTGGTGTTAAATATGCACAGCTTTAGGGGGCAACCAAAGTTCTGCAGTGCAAGAGGTGCTGTTggattttattgttattattattattattattattattattattattattatttttaccccaTACAGTCAAAGGTCTTAATTATATAACTGGGTCCATAAGCTATATTTTATGCAGGTGATCCAGTGCTCAAGTTAGGATACTCATTTTAAGGAGTGGTGAAAATCTGGCAGTTTGTGGCATTCCAGAGCCCGGTGTCACCACCTCTGCAATCCATGTTACTCCAACCACCCTGCACCGCCAGCCCTCCTCTTTCGCTCTAGACCGCCTGCACCGGAAAATACAGTGCAGAAGTCGCACTTGTGCATCAGTCATCTCTTTTTCATTTAAGATAAATTCAGATAATCACACAGAAAATCACgctgaaatgaaagcataaaGCCCACTTTATTTACTAAAATGGccagaaatattcacattattgCCAATGCAAATATGGTTTTGACcttttgcatttgcaaaaatgACCTTGCAGTAGTTCTGCTATCTTATTAATACTATAAAACTGCAAATGAAGAATTTTATAATGGTTGTGACACTGTAAACTTGAAGGTTTATGTCATAAAATGGAGTTATGAGCTGTTTAATTGTATGTTACTTGCAATGTAAAAGGCAAACGTTGTCAAGCTTGTAAAAATGGTGTATTAAACGTTAACTTGATTTGTGCCCGTGCgtgtcctgttcctgctcttAATTGCTGCAAAGATGCATAAATCTTTACTATTAATAAGTTTAATTCTTCTGATATCCTGACAAGTCACTGTTCCGAGTGGTCATTGAAGGTCATCAGTGACCAGTAAGCAGGTCagaggtgtgagagagaggttcCCTCATATGGTACATCTTGCATCGAAAACTTTGAAAGGTTTTGACAGTGTTGCTTCTGAGGTCTGCAAAATGCAGACAACACTGGACTTTTATAATAAAAGAGAACTGTTATtcggctggaaaaaaaaaactgtgttaaaGAATCGCAGGAAATGTAGAACAagaggagaaagaagaaaagtgtCTTAGGACTGAAGATCaagattttataaataaaggaaaacatcaGTTCAAAAGTTTAACTGACTGGATATCAAGGGAATGGAACAAACCCTGGTCTTATGGATTAAACAGCAAaccttggttttgttttgttcattgttggaatttttgtatattttagtTTATATACTACCCATTTATTGAACTTCATACGCATTGAAGTAATCCAGGTTACGACTGCAGCGACATTCCCCTACCTGTGACTTCCCCTGGTGAACTACGCCATAGTCCAACATTATAAACTATATTaatcattgcattttatttaaccaggaaggttGGCTGTGTCATTTCTAATTTATAGTTAATATCGGGAACAAGGTCTGGTAGGTAATAAATTCAAAGGGATCTGTAGTCAATAAACTTTGAGGGGGACGCTAGGACTGAGAGAACCAGTGGGAATGTGACCGAGAGGGAATTTGACCCGACAGTTAACACTCCCTTTCTGTTTCTAGTGGCGTTTAATTGACCTCCATAATTTAGAATATTGGCTTAACGTCTCATTTGAAAGATGTGGTCTCCTTCTACGGTGTCAACGTCACTCTGCAGTAGGACTGAGACACTGAGGCGTTTCCCTTGGTCCAGAAAATGGCTGGTCCACCAACATCACTTTTAATCTGgttcccaggaggtctcccaAGCCCGGCCATCTGGCAGTGGTTGGTTATGGGACGGTACTCTCTGGCTTATAATTAATTTGTCCTCCCTTATTTCTGCAGCCTTCCACAATGAAATAGGGACCCTGTGGAGGAATGCCATTATTTCAGTAAAGCATCGGGGTTTCCCTCACTGGTCAACAGTTATTCAATATGGATGCTCACTAAATGGGGGCTTCCTGGTGTGTATGAGATATTGTAATTTCAGGGCTGCTGGGTATTACTTGTTAAGCTACTGCTCCAGGGCATTTCCACAGTAAAttcttcagtgttaaattaactacTTATGGTCGCTGTTGGACTCGcatgttagagctgaattaacaccggacatttaCTGCGTGCCAGTGCCGATTGTGGCCAGTAGCCACTGCGGCGCgatgtaaaattgttttttaccGTCAGTCTGGGATGTTTCTGCAGTCAGGATGACCGCACCTCATCACGCACCAGACACCTCCAGCGGTGGATCAGATGCCCGCGAGTTCGTCTGCTGCGCCGCGTATGAGGCGTCTTCCTCCGACTGATGCCAGAGCGAGTCCGTCGCACGAACAGCGATGTGATACGCGTGAGTTGACGtcgcgcacgcgcgcgcgcttCGGAGTAGATCGCACTggttgtctgtgctctcccgtACTGCTGCTGCGTGAACACTATTCGATATTCTGAACTGACGAGCAGAAGGGGAGGAAGTATGAAAACGATGGTGGTATACAGTAGCTTACACAATGCCAAAAATGTGCAGATCCCTGTTCGTGTTATTCAAGCCAGCAAACCTTTCTCACTGAGATGCAGGAAATTACAGTTGTAGGCTAGCTGGATTGTGGTAACtgttagtattttttttaatggcctcAGAAATGTTAATCATGACCTCTGAATTATTGCTGTGTATGCCAATACTTTGCTATTTAATTCAATGAACTGCTCATTATGAACTGATTTAGATAATTACTGTTTATAAAATTTCTTTGTATTCCTTTTATATCAATGTAATGAGAGGTTTCCTGTACAGAAGGAATAGTTCTGGGCAGGGTGTGAAATTGCTTGCCCCTCTAGAAAGAGCATACACTCTGAAGTTTATACTTctctaaaaaaatacaaaatcgtGGCTTCTGGTTGACTTTGAGTtggatttgtttatttgtattttctctcCACGGGAGAGAAATGAAAGGTTGAAATGAGAGGTGTACAAGAAAATTTTGTTCCATCAACGGGGTTCTTTCTCCTTACCCATCGAGACGCCGTCTGCTTCGACCAAAAATTGGCCGAAACTACAGATTACTTTGTGATTTCAGGCATATGAATCACTGCCTGGTTCATTTTCCTGAACTCAcaaagtaatataaaaatgGGCCATTGAAAGAAGTCGTGCAAAGTCGGAGAAATCCACAGGCATGgctcagaatttaaaaatacactatGAGAGCATAGCGTACTAAGTAgattctattttaaaatagtgaCTTACATTAAGTGTACTTTTGGTCTAATTAGCTTTTGAAGGTGTTCaatatttacacaaaatgtCTCCTTTAACGAAAGATTCCCAAAGATTTAAGATTTATTAAAGCTGTTTTGAAACCTTTACAATaccaaacat
Above is a genomic segment from Anguilla rostrata isolate EN2019 chromosome 16, ASM1855537v3, whole genome shotgun sequence containing:
- the LOC135241925 gene encoding galanin receptor type 1-like isoform X2, with product MSKKSERSKKKTAQTVLLVVTAFLICWMPHHIIAMWVEFGRFPLNDASFAFRLLSHCLAYGNSCVNPILYAFLSENFRKACQQVFACRLLFPPPPAEKVVRIRMENFSTTHSTTNL